A window of Gemmatimonadales bacterium contains these coding sequences:
- a CDS encoding AI-2E family transporter produces the protein MSDIPPASAPSSTQSLAQLRTALAGINWRAAVVLVAVLVAAAILVWALRLLARPLALLLLAITLAQALAPVVTWLERWMSRAAAAALVYVALLVIAGLIGWLLIPRLVNQGQQLVHDVPSWFDQARAWLERWQAGAGEQVRTTLRSEGGKLAGLILSVPQRVLSGLAELLLLAFLSFYWLVSQPSLTEFALSLVPAERRPGTGRVLRDMGRAMGGYVRGVVIDAAIMGTLAGVGLLIINFEYPIVAALLTMLGELLPVIGPVVAGAIVVVLALFHGIHQALLALAIYVGLELLEGHLLTPNIMRSQTQVPQVLVLFALFAGASLGGIVGALAAIPLAAALHVLANEAAAPAVRRRTGAAG, from the coding sequence ATGTCGGACATACCGCCCGCCTCCGCTCCATCCTCAACGCAAAGCCTGGCCCAACTCCGCACCGCGCTCGCCGGCATCAACTGGCGCGCCGCCGTCGTGCTGGTCGCCGTGCTGGTTGCGGCAGCCATCCTGGTGTGGGCCCTTCGGCTCCTCGCGCGGCCGCTCGCGCTGCTCCTGTTAGCGATCACGCTGGCGCAGGCGCTCGCGCCCGTCGTGACATGGCTCGAGCGGTGGATGTCGAGGGCGGCCGCGGCGGCGCTCGTCTATGTCGCGCTTCTCGTCATCGCTGGGCTCATCGGCTGGCTGCTGATTCCGCGTCTCGTGAACCAGGGGCAGCAGCTCGTGCACGACGTGCCCTCGTGGTTCGATCAGGCACGCGCCTGGCTCGAGCGATGGCAGGCCGGAGCGGGGGAGCAGGTGAGGACGACGCTCCGGTCCGAGGGCGGCAAGCTCGCCGGGCTCATCCTGAGCGTGCCGCAACGCGTGCTGTCGGGCCTCGCCGAGCTGCTGCTGCTCGCGTTTCTTTCGTTCTACTGGTTGGTGTCGCAGCCCTCGCTCACCGAGTTCGCGCTCTCGCTGGTGCCGGCGGAGCGCCGGCCGGGCACCGGGCGCGTGCTCCGCGACATGGGCCGGGCGATGGGCGGCTACGTGCGCGGCGTGGTGATCGACGCCGCGATCATGGGCACGCTCGCGGGCGTGGGGCTGCTCATCATCAACTTCGAGTATCCGATCGTGGCCGCGCTGCTCACGATGCTGGGCGAGCTGCTCCCGGTGATCGGCCCGGTGGTGGCGGGGGCGATCGTCGTCGTGCTCGCGCTCTTCCACGGGATCCACCAGGCACTGCTGGCGCTCGCGATCTACGTCGGACTGGAGCTGCTGGAGGGTCACCTGCTGACGCCGAACATCATGCGGAGTCAGACGCAGGTGCCGCAGGTGCTGGTGCTCTTTGCGCTCTTCGCGGGGGCGTCGCTCGGGGGGATCGTGGGCGCGCTGGCCGCGATTCCGCTGGCGGCCGCGCTGCACGTGCTGGCGAACGAGGCCGCGGCGCCGGCGGTGCGGCGGAGGACGGGGGCGGCGGGGTGA
- a CDS encoding response regulator produces MGSILVVDDERTVRRLAARMLEAEGFATVEACDGAQAWEIIRHGTPAIELVLSDIVMPRVNGIELMERLSDAHPELPVILMSGYAAAELAARGIAAPCSLLAKPFTPERLLDEVRRCLTARR; encoded by the coding sequence ATGGGATCAATACTTGTGGTGGACGACGAGCGGACCGTCCGGCGGCTGGCGGCGCGGATGCTGGAGGCCGAGGGGTTTGCGACGGTCGAGGCGTGCGACGGCGCCCAGGCTTGGGAGATCATCCGTCATGGCACGCCCGCGATCGAGCTCGTGCTCTCGGACATCGTGATGCCGCGCGTGAACGGCATCGAGCTCATGGAGCGACTCTCGGACGCGCATCCCGAGCTGCCGGTCATCCTGATGTCGGGCTACGCGGCGGCGGAGTTGGCGGCGCGGGGCATCGCGGCGCCGTGCAGCCTGCTCGCGAAGCCGTTCACGCCGGAGCGGCTGCTGGACGAAGTCCGGCGGTGTCTCACGGCGCGGCGGTGA
- a CDS encoding DUF2007 domain-containing protein, with the protein MPDALAVIRSFMIEADAELARAILEANGIGAYLLRDNAGGMLPSLQIISEIRLAVRAEDAEEARAVLEAGDG; encoded by the coding sequence ATGCCTGACGCGCTCGCCGTCATCCGCAGCTTCATGATCGAGGCCGACGCCGAGCTGGCCCGCGCCATCCTCGAGGCCAACGGGATCGGCGCCTATCTCCTGCGCGACAACGCCGGCGGAATGTTGCCGTCACTGCAGATCATCTCCGAGATTCGCCTCGCCGTGCGCGCCGAGGATGCCGAGGAGGCGCGCGCCGTGCTCGAGGCGGGCGACGGGTAG
- a CDS encoding enoyl-[acyl-carrier-protein] reductase, which yields MLAIDLAGKRALVAGVSDDGGFGFAIARALAEAGASILVGSWPPALGIFRKLLERGKMADSLALSGGRTLEFERIYPLDAAYDSLADAAADVRENKRYRDEGDFSIEGMAARVREDFGDQGLDLVVHSLANGPEVKNPLLETSRAGYLAAVSVSAYSNVSLVRRLAPLMRPGGAFLSLTYMAGERVIPGYGGGMSSAKAALEADTRTLAYEAGRRWGVRVNAISAGPWASRAATAIGFIDTMIAYTSANSPLPRPIDASDVGHTAAFLLSPLARGITGSVVYVDNGYHAMGMAAPAQAAP from the coding sequence ATGCTCGCCATCGATCTCGCCGGAAAGCGCGCGCTCGTCGCCGGGGTGTCGGACGACGGCGGGTTCGGCTTCGCCATCGCCAGGGCGCTGGCCGAGGCCGGCGCGTCGATCCTCGTCGGAAGCTGGCCCCCGGCCCTCGGCATTTTCCGCAAGCTGCTCGAGCGCGGCAAGATGGCCGACTCGCTCGCGCTCTCCGGCGGCCGCACGCTCGAGTTCGAGCGGATCTATCCGCTCGACGCCGCCTACGACAGCCTGGCCGACGCGGCCGCCGACGTGCGCGAGAACAAGCGCTACCGGGACGAAGGGGACTTCAGCATCGAGGGCATGGCGGCGCGCGTGCGCGAAGATTTCGGAGACCAGGGGCTCGACCTCGTGGTCCACAGCCTCGCCAACGGCCCCGAGGTGAAGAACCCGCTGCTCGAGACGAGCCGGGCCGGCTACCTCGCCGCGGTGAGCGTGAGCGCGTACAGCAACGTGTCGCTCGTGCGCCGCCTGGCGCCGCTCATGCGGCCCGGCGGCGCGTTCCTCTCGCTCACCTACATGGCGGGCGAGCGCGTTATTCCCGGCTACGGTGGCGGGATGTCGAGCGCCAAGGCCGCGCTCGAGGCCGACACCCGCACGCTCGCCTACGAGGCGGGGCGCCGCTGGGGCGTGCGGGTGAACGCGATCTCCGCCGGGCCCTGGGCGTCGCGCGCCGCGACCGCGATCGGGTTCATCGACACGATGATCGCCTACACGTCGGCCAATTCGCCGCTCCCCCGCCCCATCGATGCGAGCGACGTGGGGCACACCGCCGCATTTCTTCTGAGCCCGCTCGCGCGTGGCATCACGGGCAGCGTGGTGTACGTGGACAACGGCTATCACGCGATGGGCATGGCCGCGCCGGCACAGGCTGCCCCTTGA
- a CDS encoding DUF423 domain-containing protein, with the protein MPTFFVLGALSAFISVAAGAFGAHGLRGRLSADLLAVFETGARYQMYHALALLAVSWAATRWPGSLVLWAGWLFVTGTVLFSGSLYLLALTGTRWLGAVTPLGGLAFLAGWLCLALAAARGA; encoded by the coding sequence ATGCCCACCTTCTTCGTCCTCGGCGCCCTTTCCGCATTCATTTCCGTTGCTGCCGGCGCCTTCGGTGCGCACGGCCTCAGGGGCAGGCTTTCCGCCGACCTCCTTGCCGTCTTCGAAACCGGCGCCCGCTACCAGATGTACCACGCCCTGGCGCTCCTCGCCGTCTCCTGGGCCGCCACGCGGTGGCCGGGATCGCTCGTGCTGTGGGCCGGGTGGCTCTTCGTGACGGGGACGGTGCTCTTCTCCGGAAGCCTCTATCTCCTAGCGCTCACCGGCACCCGCTGGCTCGGCGCCGTCACGCCGCTCGGGGGGCTCGCGTTTCTGGCGGGCTGGCTCTGTCTCGCACTTGCCGCGGCGCGCGGCGCGTAG
- a CDS encoding DUF4332 domain-containing protein, with protein sequence MNEFAEIEGIGDAGIAGGVADLLEAAGVGTVADLARRNTLNLHARMITMNAKQRFVAPTPTLAQVHAWIESARRRERR encoded by the coding sequence ATGAACGAATTTGCCGAGATCGAAGGTATCGGCGACGCCGGTATAGCGGGTGGAGTGGCGGATCTGCTCGAGGCAGCGGGCGTCGGCACCGTGGCCGATCTCGCCCGTCGCAACACGCTGAACCTGCATGCGCGTATGATTACCATGAACGCCAAGCAGCGCTTCGTCGCACCCACGCCGACGCTGGCGCAGGTCCATGCCTGGATCGAGAGCGCGAGGCGCAGAGAAAGACGGTAA
- a CDS encoding cytochrome C oxidase subunit IV family protein yields MTAHATTPEHLAHPEEHAHPTPGMYVRVAIVLFILTALEVALYEITYGEHAGAFGNIQPVFVPVLLMLSAGKFALVAMFYMHLKQDSKLFTGVFVFPLIIAAVVIVALSVLIAYHHAFAGGVIT; encoded by the coding sequence ATGACCGCACACGCCACGACCCCCGAGCACCTCGCGCACCCGGAAGAGCATGCGCACCCGACGCCCGGCATGTACGTCCGGGTGGCGATCGTGCTATTTATCCTGACCGCGCTCGAGGTTGCGCTCTACGAGATCACCTACGGCGAACACGCCGGCGCGTTCGGAAACATCCAGCCGGTGTTCGTGCCGGTGCTGCTCATGCTCTCGGCCGGCAAGTTTGCCCTGGTGGCGATGTTCTACATGCATCTGAAGCAGGACAGCAAGCTGTTTACGGGGGTGTTCGTCTTTCCGCTGATCATTGCGGCGGTGGTGATCGTGGCGCTCTCGGTGCTGATCGCGTATCACCACGCCTTTGCCGGGGGAGTAATTACGTAG